Proteins encoded within one genomic window of Chelatococcus sp. HY11:
- a CDS encoding MFS transporter, protein MSLLIARLTTEPAPLAWLERQPWHPWLVVGLVSIGAFIGQLDATIVQLALPTLGHYFDASLQHVSWIALSYLAAFVAFLPIFGRLCEIFGRKTLYIIGYLIFIAASALCGFASSFEQLVIFRFLQGVGGSLLGANSISILVKTVSAEQRGRALGWFAAAQAVGMSAGPVLGGLIIATLGWQWIFWLTVPFGALAIVVGWLALPRSTGAQPDRGFDWGGALLIGPALILIVAVLNHISHWGLSSPMTLGSLALAGLLLVLLVRRERIFHAPLIDPALFQGPAFCSAAAGVALGYALLFGMFFLMSFAQGHGFGERPSIAGLHLAIIPVAIGLTAPFSSMVKERIGGRWIGLAGMVLSFMGVALLFSTLGRVEDHLLFDGISYALFGIGLGLFIAPNNQVAIAAVPPALSGPAGSLLNLMRALGTSLGVAGGATMLAFNLESPGGASRTWLSSSGIDMLIAVRHSLPLLGAIVALAGLVAWYAARKVERQDESLEATSGKAA, encoded by the coding sequence ATGTCTCTCCTCATCGCACGGCTCACGACCGAACCTGCCCCCCTCGCCTGGCTCGAGCGTCAGCCATGGCATCCTTGGCTTGTCGTTGGCCTCGTCTCGATAGGCGCGTTCATTGGACAGCTTGATGCCACGATCGTTCAGCTCGCCTTGCCGACTCTTGGGCACTATTTCGATGCTTCACTTCAGCATGTGAGCTGGATCGCACTTTCGTATCTCGCAGCCTTCGTTGCATTTCTGCCCATCTTCGGCCGTCTGTGCGAAATATTTGGGCGCAAGACGCTGTATATTATCGGATACCTCATTTTTATCGCCGCGAGCGCCCTATGCGGTTTTGCGTCCAGCTTCGAGCAACTGGTAATCTTCCGCTTTTTGCAGGGGGTTGGCGGTTCGCTCCTCGGCGCCAACAGCATTTCGATCCTGGTGAAGACGGTCTCGGCGGAGCAACGGGGACGGGCACTCGGGTGGTTCGCGGCGGCGCAGGCGGTGGGCATGAGCGCGGGTCCGGTGTTGGGCGGCCTGATAATCGCGACGCTTGGCTGGCAATGGATTTTCTGGCTCACCGTTCCGTTTGGTGCGTTAGCCATTGTCGTTGGCTGGCTGGCGCTGCCCCGGAGCACGGGCGCGCAGCCAGACCGGGGCTTCGACTGGGGCGGGGCGCTGCTGATAGGTCCCGCCCTTATACTGATCGTAGCCGTCCTCAACCACATATCACACTGGGGGCTGAGTTCCCCGATGACGCTCGGCAGCCTCGCCCTAGCCGGCCTTTTGCTTGTGCTGCTGGTGCGGCGCGAGCGCATATTCCATGCGCCTCTGATCGATCCCGCGCTGTTTCAGGGCCCAGCATTTTGCAGTGCAGCGGCTGGGGTGGCGCTCGGCTACGCGCTGCTGTTCGGCATGTTCTTCCTCATGTCTTTCGCGCAGGGACACGGCTTCGGCGAGCGGCCTAGTATAGCCGGCTTGCATCTTGCGATCATCCCGGTGGCTATCGGACTGACGGCACCGTTCAGCAGCATGGTGAAGGAGCGAATAGGCGGGCGCTGGATTGGTCTGGCGGGCATGGTGTTGAGCTTCATGGGCGTTGCCCTCCTGTTCTCCACACTCGGACGGGTAGAAGACCATCTTCTTTTCGACGGGATATCCTATGCGTTATTCGGCATCGGCCTTGGCCTCTTCATCGCGCCCAACAATCAGGTGGCGATCGCGGCTGTACCGCCAGCCTTGTCCGGCCCCGCCGGTTCGCTGCTGAACCTGATGCGCGCGCTGGGTACCAGTCTCGGCGTAGCCGGCGGTGCGACCATGCTGGCGTTTAATCTGGAGAGCCCAGGTGGGGCATCGCGCACGTGGCTTTCTTCAAGCGGCATAGACATGCTCATCGCGGTACGCCACAGCCTGCCGCTGCTTGGGGCCATCGTTGCGCTCGCGGGATTGGTCGCCTGGTATGCCGCGCGGAAGGTCGAGCGCCAAGACGAGAGCCTTGAGGCGACTTCCGGCAAAGCCGCCTGA
- a CDS encoding pyridoxal-phosphate dependent enzyme, with amino-acid sequence MQTINPHLTGFRCIRCSTLYPVQDYQEGCPSCLAESHPASVTPAYDEATPSPFGERRGRGLTRFGNWLPYKMFTSLGEGDTPLVDMPGLAARCGLEALSIKLESANPTGSHKDRMSAQFVARAKDRNVPSVIAASSGNAGCSVAAYAAAAGLPCTIVTTPAITAPWRRAIEMTGASIIYVEDSLERWEIVRRKVREEGYLSATNYLVPPVGSDPYGVEGYKTLGYELAEAPAVSVADAIFVPTARGDLLWGIYRGLAEAVEAGRLPAMPKLVAVEPFPRLELVLAGQDVRSQFSGKSLLASIGGGTVTYQSWRAIMHSRGTAISVAENDVLDDQRLLARHGHYLELSTAAALTGLRKLAASPEMAPGIRRAVLIGTSHGYKEIAR; translated from the coding sequence ATGCAGACAATCAATCCACATCTCACCGGATTTCGGTGCATCCGCTGCTCGACGCTCTATCCGGTTCAAGATTACCAGGAAGGCTGCCCGAGCTGCCTGGCCGAATCCCATCCCGCGAGTGTGACCCCGGCCTATGACGAAGCCACGCCATCGCCATTTGGCGAGCGACGTGGGCGGGGATTGACCCGTTTCGGAAACTGGCTGCCCTACAAGATGTTCACCAGCCTTGGTGAAGGTGACACCCCCCTTGTGGACATGCCCGGACTTGCCGCGCGGTGCGGCCTCGAGGCGCTCTCCATTAAACTTGAAAGCGCAAACCCGACGGGCTCCCACAAGGATCGAATGAGCGCCCAGTTCGTCGCTCGGGCGAAGGACAGGAACGTGCCATCGGTCATCGCCGCTTCGAGCGGCAATGCGGGCTGCTCCGTCGCCGCCTATGCCGCCGCGGCCGGGTTGCCCTGCACCATCGTGACGACCCCAGCTATTACGGCGCCGTGGCGCCGCGCCATCGAAATGACGGGTGCGAGCATTATCTATGTGGAAGACAGTCTCGAACGTTGGGAGATTGTCAGACGCAAGGTCCGCGAGGAAGGTTATCTCTCAGCGACCAATTATCTTGTGCCGCCGGTCGGCAGCGACCCCTACGGCGTCGAGGGCTACAAGACGCTCGGCTACGAACTGGCGGAGGCTCCGGCTGTATCGGTTGCCGATGCGATCTTCGTTCCGACGGCGCGGGGAGATCTGCTCTGGGGAATTTATCGCGGGCTCGCGGAAGCGGTGGAGGCAGGACGGCTGCCGGCAATGCCGAAGCTCGTAGCGGTCGAGCCCTTTCCCCGCCTTGAACTGGTATTGGCCGGCCAGGACGTCCGCTCCCAGTTCTCCGGCAAATCGCTTCTGGCGTCGATCGGTGGCGGGACCGTCACCTACCAGTCCTGGCGGGCAATTATGCACAGTCGCGGAACGGCGATATCGGTCGCGGAGAACGACGTGCTCGATGACCAGCGACTCCTCGCGCGTCACGGTCACTATCTCGAGCTTTCGACGGCAGCGGCGTTGACTGGCCTGCGCAAGCTCGCGGCGTCACCAGAAATGGCCCCCGGCATCCGCAGGGCGGTGCTTATAGGCACGTCCCATGGATACAAGGAAATCGCCCGATGA
- a CDS encoding tripartite tricarboxylate transporter permease, with translation MDVVANLALGFGEAVTPLNLLIALAGCIVGTAVGVLPGLGPTATISLLLPISVYLDKTSAIILLSGIYYGAMYGGSITSILVKIPGEAASVITCIDGYQMARKGRAGAALTIAALGSFFAGIVATLGIALIGPSTAQLALAFGPIEKTSLLILGFMLVLGVGEGSRTRALAMIGLGLFMATVGVDLVSGDERFVFDVAALRDGFNIAILAMGLFGISEVLLMAEEKDSDVKAIPTPRRLRDLFPNRQEARESAAPVVRGSVLGFFLGLLPGGGALIASFASYMLERKLSRHPEAFGKGAVPGVAGPESANNAGAQASFVPLLCLGIPANATIGVIMGALLMAGVTPGPRLITDHPEMFWGVVASMFVGNAILVILNVPLVGLFVSLLRVPRPVMSVLILFFCVIGAYSLNNNMFDVGAMFAFGALGYGLRKSGFDVAPLLLAFVLGRLFEESLMQGLIVGHGQLRAFIASPLSALFLTSAVLILILPPIIARLRSTSSALRKSGAKE, from the coding sequence ATGGATGTCGTAGCCAATCTCGCTCTCGGTTTCGGAGAGGCGGTAACGCCGCTCAACCTGCTGATCGCGCTGGCCGGCTGCATCGTCGGCACGGCCGTCGGCGTTCTGCCCGGTCTCGGGCCGACAGCGACGATCAGCCTGCTCCTGCCGATCTCGGTCTATCTCGACAAGACCAGCGCCATTATCCTGCTGTCGGGGATCTATTACGGCGCCATGTATGGCGGCTCGATCACATCGATACTCGTGAAAATACCCGGCGAGGCCGCGAGCGTCATTACCTGCATCGATGGCTACCAGATGGCGCGTAAGGGGCGCGCGGGCGCCGCGCTAACCATCGCGGCACTGGGCAGCTTCTTTGCGGGCATTGTCGCAACCCTGGGGATCGCTCTGATCGGCCCTTCGACAGCGCAACTGGCGCTCGCCTTCGGGCCTATTGAGAAGACATCGCTGCTCATCCTCGGGTTCATGCTCGTGCTCGGCGTGGGCGAGGGGTCGCGCACACGCGCGCTTGCCATGATTGGTCTAGGCCTGTTCATGGCGACGGTTGGCGTTGATCTCGTCTCGGGGGACGAACGGTTCGTCTTCGACGTTGCCGCGCTCCGTGACGGCTTCAACATCGCAATCCTCGCAATGGGCCTGTTCGGCATCAGCGAGGTGTTGCTGATGGCCGAGGAAAAGGACAGCGATGTAAAGGCAATACCGACGCCGAGGCGCTTGCGGGACCTGTTTCCGAACCGGCAGGAAGCGCGCGAATCCGCGGCGCCCGTCGTGCGGGGCAGCGTTCTGGGCTTCTTCCTGGGCCTTCTGCCGGGCGGAGGCGCGCTGATCGCCAGCTTTGCCAGCTACATGCTGGAGCGCAAGCTTTCCCGCCATCCCGAGGCGTTTGGAAAAGGTGCGGTTCCCGGTGTGGCAGGTCCGGAATCGGCGAACAACGCCGGCGCTCAGGCAAGCTTCGTTCCGCTTCTGTGCCTCGGCATCCCGGCGAATGCCACCATCGGCGTCATCATGGGCGCACTTCTTATGGCCGGTGTCACGCCCGGTCCGAGGCTCATAACCGATCATCCAGAGATGTTCTGGGGCGTCGTTGCCAGCATGTTCGTCGGGAACGCCATCCTCGTGATCCTCAACGTGCCGCTCGTCGGGCTTTTCGTGTCGCTGCTGCGAGTGCCCCGGCCGGTGATGTCGGTGTTGATCCTGTTCTTCTGCGTGATCGGCGCTTACAGCCTTAATAACAATATGTTCGATGTCGGAGCCATGTTCGCGTTTGGCGCGCTTGGCTATGGGTTGCGCAAGTCAGGTTTCGACGTGGCGCCTCTCTTGCTTGCCTTTGTGCTCGGACGCCTGTTCGAGGAAAGCCTGATGCAAGGCCTCATCGTCGGACACGGGCAACTGCGTGCCTTCATCGCGAGCCCACTTAGCGCGCTGTTCCTTACATCCGCTGTATTGATCCTCATCCTTCCACCCATTATCGCGAGATTGCGCAGTACGTCGTCGGCGCTGCGGAAATCCGGCGCAAAAGAGTGA
- a CDS encoding tripartite tricarboxylate transporter TctB family protein gives MAGIVVLVIASAGALIYSLMHYHIWSFGMPASGLMPVVGCVIVLSASLWVAIAETPHPKTEVSRPSLAYFTGFAAMVPMATFFGLLPALFVVAVALLRFVERLPLPRALAIAAAIGVGNWIVFRELLGVPLPHGSIWSMLWMS, from the coding sequence CGCTGATCTATTCCCTTATGCACTACCATATCTGGTCTTTTGGTATGCCCGCATCCGGCCTGATGCCGGTGGTGGGCTGCGTAATCGTGCTGAGCGCAAGCCTGTGGGTGGCGATCGCGGAAACGCCCCATCCGAAAACAGAAGTCTCGCGTCCGTCACTTGCCTATTTCACCGGTTTCGCCGCGATGGTGCCGATGGCGACTTTCTTTGGACTCCTGCCGGCACTGTTTGTCGTGGCGGTGGCGCTACTGCGCTTCGTCGAGCGACTGCCTCTGCCGCGAGCCTTGGCAATCGCGGCGGCCATTGGTGTCGGTAACTGGATCGTCTTCCGGGAATTGCTGGGGGTACCGCTTCCCCATGGGTCGATCTGGAGCATGTTATGGATGTCGTAG